A genome region from Bacteroidota bacterium includes the following:
- the gyrB gene encoding DNA topoisomerase (ATP-hydrolyzing) subunit B, translating to MAKTQEYGAQDIQILKGLEAVRKRPAMYIGDVGPRGLHHLVYEIVDNSIDEVLAGFASEITVVLNADGSCTVTDNGRGIPTGIHPVEKVSALQVVMTVLHAGGKFDKNVYKVSGGLHGVGASVVNALAEWCEVEVHQNGEIFFQRYERGEPKKKVEVIGKTKKTGTKTTWKPDGEIFKQTQQMRFDYLRERMMELSFLNPTVSITLKDENTKEEEVFHAKGGLRDFVKHTDRNKISLHKPVYVEGNKENTPVEICFEYTDAYNENLFSYVNNINTHEGGTHVAGFRKALTRTMNNWAQKNNLIKSDKISLTGDDYREGLTAVISVKVAEPQFEGQTKTKLGNSETQSVVEMIMGEQLSALLEENPAIGKRIIDKVLRAAEAREAARKAKDMVRRKNALENSALPGKLADCSITDPEHCEIYLVEGDSAGGSAKQGRDRRFQAILPLKGKILNVQKARLHKMLENEEIRNIFTALGVGIGEQQDLSKMRYGKVILMADADIDGAHIRTLILTLFYNHMRDLIENGNIYIAQPPLYKVKKGKQEFYAYNDEERDEIIKRIKSQKKSKDEPEEEVILESEFVADETSVATPVPPEMKGIVISRFKGLGEMNPEQLWSTTMNPETRTLLRVNIDSAAAAADVFETLMGDEVEPRRQFIEKNATYVRNLDV from the coding sequence ATGGCGAAAACTCAGGAGTACGGCGCTCAAGATATTCAAATTCTCAAAGGCCTCGAAGCGGTGCGCAAGCGCCCTGCGATGTACATCGGCGATGTCGGTCCGCGCGGCCTGCATCACCTCGTGTATGAGATCGTCGACAACTCGATCGACGAAGTGCTCGCCGGGTTCGCCAGCGAGATCACGGTCGTCCTGAATGCCGACGGATCGTGTACCGTCACCGATAACGGCCGCGGTATCCCGACCGGAATTCATCCCGTCGAGAAAGTCAGCGCGCTGCAGGTCGTCATGACCGTGCTGCATGCCGGCGGTAAGTTCGATAAGAATGTCTACAAGGTCTCGGGCGGTCTGCACGGCGTCGGCGCATCGGTCGTGAACGCGCTGGCCGAGTGGTGCGAGGTCGAAGTCCACCAGAACGGCGAGATCTTCTTCCAGCGCTACGAGCGCGGCGAACCCAAGAAGAAGGTCGAGGTCATCGGCAAGACGAAGAAGACCGGTACCAAAACGACCTGGAAGCCCGACGGCGAAATTTTCAAGCAGACCCAGCAGATGCGCTTCGACTACCTGCGCGAGCGCATGATGGAGCTGTCGTTCCTGAACCCGACGGTCTCCATCACGCTCAAGGACGAGAACACGAAGGAAGAAGAGGTCTTTCACGCAAAGGGCGGCTTGCGCGATTTCGTCAAGCACACCGACCGCAACAAGATCTCGCTCCACAAGCCCGTCTATGTCGAGGGCAACAAAGAGAACACGCCCGTCGAGATCTGCTTCGAGTACACCGACGCGTACAACGAGAATCTCTTCAGCTACGTCAATAACATCAACACGCATGAGGGCGGCACGCACGTCGCGGGGTTCCGCAAGGCGCTCACGCGTACGATGAATAACTGGGCGCAGAAGAACAATCTCATCAAGAGCGATAAGATCTCGCTCACGGGCGACGATTATCGCGAAGGTCTGACGGCTGTTATCTCGGTGAAGGTCGCAGAGCCGCAGTTTGAAGGCCAGACGAAGACGAAGCTCGGCAATAGCGAAACGCAGTCGGTCGTCGAGATGATTATGGGCGAGCAGCTCTCGGCATTGCTCGAAGAGAACCCGGCCATCGGCAAGCGCATCATCGACAAGGTGCTCCGCGCCGCCGAAGCCCGCGAGGCTGCGCGCAAGGCGAAGGACATGGTCCGCCGCAAGAACGCGCTCGAGAACTCGGCGCTTCCCGGCAAGCTTGCCGACTGTTCGATCACCGATCCGGAGCATTGCGAGATCTACCTCGTCGAGGGCGACTCGGCAGGTGGCTCGGCCAAGCAGGGCCGCGACCGACGCTTCCAGGCGATCTTGCCGCTCAAGGGTAAGATCTTGAACGTGCAGAAGGCGCGCTTGCATAAGATGCTCGAGAACGAGGAGATCAGAAACATCTTCACAGCGCTCGGCGTCGGCATCGGCGAACAGCAGGATCTTTCGAAGATGCGCTACGGCAAGGTCATCCTCATGGCCGATGCCGATATCGACGGCGCGCATATCCGCACGCTCATCCTGACGCTGTTCTACAATCACATGCGCGACCTCATCGAGAACGGCAACATCTATATCGCACAGCCGCCGCTCTATAAGGTGAAGAAAGGCAAGCAGGAGTTCTACGCCTACAACGACGAAGAGCGCGACGAGATCATCAAGCGCATCAAATCGCAAAAGAAATCGAAGGACGAGCCGGAGGAGGAAGTGATCCTGGAGAGCGAATTCGTCGCCGACGAAACCTCCGTTGCAACGCCGGTCCCGCCGGAGATGAAAGGCATCGTGATCTCGCGCTTCAAAGGTCTCGGCGAAATGAACCCCGAGCAGCTCTGGAGCACGACGATGAACCCCGAGACGCGCACACTGCTGCGCGTCAACATCGACAGCGCCGCCGCCGCCGCCGACGTCTTCGAAACCCTCATGGGCGACGAAGTAGAACCCCGCCGCCAGTTCATCGAAAAGAATGCAACGTATGTGCGGAATTTGGATGTGTAG
- a CDS encoding PD40 domain-containing protein, with protein MRPFFPRAIAALLCVFSFAFVSCKSSTSPNNDGGQGWSGTLIYDIPSADGEIGIYDFANRRETVAFSSGRGPSWSPSGLILYEEPSDVSPRVNWKIATRARNGTAENILLDSKAFSLSVSKSPKMSRDGKTICFNYWYDNVGGPDLYTASGSILMQSDGTLIGGLDSVFDGSWMPDGSIVFSATVDELDGERTFYQDGLYRLSSDFSQFTAVGSGLVKPKHPACSPDGKRIAFAMNGHIWMINADGSGLRQVTTGSKEESHPCWSPDGKFLACMSFGTFEVSYYTAIAVVPTDIYSPIDMTNESPYWIRDAQYSSQSSEGRRSAYTSISWK; from the coding sequence ATGAGACCATTCTTTCCCCGTGCGATTGCCGCGTTGTTGTGTGTGTTTTCGTTCGCGTTCGTATCATGCAAAAGCTCGACATCTCCAAATAATGACGGTGGCCAGGGCTGGAGCGGCACGCTCATTTACGATATTCCGTCGGCAGATGGCGAGATCGGCATCTATGACTTCGCAAATCGGCGCGAGACGGTGGCCTTCTCGAGCGGACGCGGCCCAAGCTGGTCGCCGAGCGGGCTTATACTCTACGAAGAACCGAGCGACGTGTCGCCGCGTGTGAATTGGAAGATCGCTACCCGAGCGAGAAACGGTACGGCAGAGAACATCCTGCTCGATTCAAAAGCGTTTAGCCTGAGCGTCTCGAAGTCACCGAAGATGTCGCGAGACGGCAAGACGATCTGCTTCAATTATTGGTATGACAACGTCGGAGGGCCGGACCTCTACACCGCAAGCGGTTCGATCTTGATGCAAAGCGACGGCACGCTCATCGGCGGGCTCGACAGCGTCTTCGACGGTTCATGGATGCCCGACGGTTCGATCGTCTTCTCGGCAACGGTCGACGAACTCGACGGCGAGCGCACGTTTTATCAGGACGGTCTCTACCGGCTCTCGTCCGACTTCTCTCAGTTTACCGCCGTCGGCAGCGGTCTTGTCAAGCCGAAGCATCCGGCCTGTAGCCCCGATGGAAAGCGAATCGCCTTTGCAATGAACGGACACATCTGGATGATCAACGCCGACGGAAGCGGGCTGCGACAAGTGACGACCGGATCGAAGGAAGAGTCGCATCCGTGCTGGTCGCCCGATGGGAAGTTTCTGGCATGCATGAGTTTCGGCACATTCGAAGTATCGTATTATACCGCCATCGCAGTCGTGCCGACGGATATTTATTCCCCGATCGATATGACGAACGAGTCGCCATATTGGATTCGCGATGCGCAGTATAGCTCGCAATCGTCCGAGGGTCGCCGCTCGGCCTATACGTCGATCTCCTGGAAATAG
- a CDS encoding type II toxin-antitoxin system RelE/ParE family toxin, with protein MIRNIVFYKRYFLDFFEEQSETVRRKIDHVLRLVESLELVPEKFLKHVEGTDGLYEIRVELSGNIYRMFCFFDAGKLVIVANGFQKKTRKTPSSEIQRALRIRKEYCDEKADHTRRTSR; from the coding sequence ATGATCAGGAATATTGTCTTCTACAAACGCTACTTCTTGGACTTCTTTGAGGAGCAGTCCGAAACAGTGCGTCGGAAGATCGACCATGTACTAAGGCTGGTCGAGTCTCTTGAACTTGTGCCGGAGAAGTTCTTGAAGCACGTTGAAGGGACAGACGGATTGTATGAGATACGCGTCGAGTTGAGCGGCAATATCTATCGGATGTTCTGCTTCTTCGATGCAGGGAAGTTAGTGATCGTGGCAAACGGTTTTCAGAAGAAGACTCGGAAAACGCCGAGTTCAGAGATTCAGCGCGCGCTGCGAATCAGAAAGGAATATTGCGATGAAAAAGCTGACCACACTCGGAGAACATCTCGATAA
- a CDS encoding helix-turn-helix transcriptional regulator, giving the protein MERHLSQDALSLRRAIGSNIRAIRESKAWSQEKLAVRSRLSLNFVGNLERGRVNVSADTLSRIATALGVQVQALVSVAEPV; this is encoded by the coding sequence ATGGAAAGACACCTATCCCAGGACGCACTATCGCTTCGCCGCGCGATTGGGTCGAATATTCGGGCGATTCGGGAGTCGAAGGCGTGGTCGCAGGAGAAGCTTGCGGTGCGGTCGCGGCTGAGCCTGAACTTCGTCGGCAACCTCGAGCGCGGCCGCGTGAATGTCAGCGCCGATACGCTCTCGCGCATCGCCACGGCGCTCGGGGTGCAGGTGCAGGCGCTCGTGTCCGTCGCCGAGCCTGTATGA
- a CDS encoding phage Gp37/Gp68 family protein: MSTISHIEWTEVTWNPVTGCDKISQGCKHCYAERMAKRLKAMGSERYRNGFAVTLHDDLVDLPRKWKKSRIVFVNSMSDLFHPDIPLEFIQQVFKTMNETPHHTYQILTKRSERLRKVAKYLTWTENIWMGVSVEDERVANRITDLQHVPATTRFLSLEPLIGPLENLPLDGIHWVIVGGESGPKSRPMLNAWVTSIHRQCRNAKVPFFFKQWGGVRKHITGRKLYGRTYDQMPGYYSKQQEYYPLEVVQ, translated from the coding sequence GTGTCAACAATCTCCCACATCGAATGGACCGAGGTCACCTGGAATCCTGTCACGGGATGTGACAAGATTAGCCAGGGGTGTAAGCATTGCTACGCAGAGCGGATGGCCAAGCGACTGAAAGCCATGGGGTCCGAGCGATACCGCAATGGCTTTGCTGTCACATTGCACGACGATCTTGTCGACCTGCCTCGGAAGTGGAAGAAGTCACGCATCGTGTTTGTGAACTCGATGAGTGACCTCTTCCATCCGGATATTCCCCTTGAGTTCATTCAGCAGGTGTTCAAAACGATGAATGAAACTCCCCACCACACATATCAAATTCTAACCAAGCGAAGCGAACGACTTCGAAAGGTTGCCAAGTACCTTACATGGACTGAGAATATTTGGATGGGTGTGAGTGTAGAAGACGAGCGCGTGGCAAACCGCATTACCGATCTACAGCATGTTCCTGCGACCACACGTTTTTTGTCACTCGAACCACTTATCGGGCCGCTTGAGAACCTTCCTCTCGATGGCATTCATTGGGTAATTGTCGGCGGTGAATCAGGGCCCAAATCCCGGCCAATGCTCAATGCTTGGGTCACTTCAATTCACCGACAATGTAGGAATGCAAAAGTCCCATTCTTTTTTAAACAGTGGGGAGGCGTTCGTAAGCATATCACCGGCCGCAAACTATACGGTCGCACGTACGATCAGATGCCAGGCTATTATTCCAAACAGCAAGAGTACTATCCACTTGAAGTAGTTCAGTAG
- the arr gene encoding NAD(+)--rifampin ADP-ribosyltransferase has protein sequence MKNDNNNVLDNGPFYHGTKADLKVGDLLTAGYRSNYKPEVVMNHIYFTALPNGAGLAAALAPGDAPQRVYIVEPTGDFENDPNVTDKKFPGNPTRSYRSSEPLRVVGELTEWNRLTEEEIADWRARIANIKGDIIN, from the coding sequence ATGAAGAACGATAACAACAACGTGTTGGATAATGGGCCGTTTTATCACGGGACGAAAGCCGATCTGAAAGTTGGCGATCTCTTGACCGCGGGGTATCGGTCGAACTACAAACCTGAGGTCGTTATGAATCACATCTACTTCACCGCATTGCCGAACGGTGCGGGGCTTGCTGCGGCGTTGGCGCCGGGAGACGCGCCGCAGCGTGTGTATATCGTCGAGCCGACCGGCGACTTCGAGAACGATCCGAACGTGACTGACAAGAAATTCCCCGGCAACCCCACCCGCTCCTATCGAAGCTCGGAGCCGTTGCGCGTCGTGGGCGAGCTAACCGAATGGAATAGACTTACAGAAGAAGAGATCGCCGACTGGCGCGCACGCATCGCGAATATCAAAGGGGATATTATCAACTAG
- a CDS encoding ATP-binding protein translates to MRAVEMKKIEETKLWLAMNAAPELQHELLSIRSNCEKIADRVQVVLPGYTDHSVRHMDALWGIAEVVFTDKELERFSASEVFVLGASFYFHDLGMARAATVQGCEDLRNSDAYRAQKSRAISVLGLAEREADFLALEVGARDTHAEFAEKLCKEEFPGLGQHVIEKAEIRRHWADYIAKVSVSHHWGMARVENELGKRQTENSTRGEAVNLSFLACALRIIDYAHINTERANYLERVLRTGVSGSSLLHWKAQENISPPIRVENRIKYTTFRPIEDQDAWWLFYEMATGLDVQISLVSEFLSSTVTTTNRFSLEGVSRVSTPTNFASFVQPFNFEPVDVRFKADSIESVARLIETVGGKTLYGDDDLVPLRELIQNARDAIVLESRQRRAGDLPHIDGKLIIGMLEESGARTLIVEDNGVGMTSSVIRNYLLGIATNFWESPEFYNAYPDIQRSEFRPAGKFGIGFLSIFMVGNKVSIATEKRGEKRFEIELHGLDKRGAMREVTPKGINGTRITVKIEKQSPETYSELGKRVSLRAPMLPFDVELRENDKVSILQKEWWKRISQKELYDFVLSSEHEIPRRRTSPRELRGVSDFDFTGESSKKYDDIPLAKRWLGDAPEYVSSDRRIIAIPGYGRVLLCSKGISIQTIRTRGVVGLVDMDDVKLTASRNQTIEWDYSAFNVSTFAELKGGIVRAIGALESEGMIPSRSEFLVTVISDYGPSVLYESTLPWFNAVLSPGESRLLTTEGAKQLLLDKSEVMLSYGVGPWSSVPGCRARFPGVAPNAVVIPVSRSGQPSLRGSYDDKNISGTLESHFHNEPYRSMQRAYLLNAYLEVIATAWGMSSKDFYNSVSIRQGSDEFYVHLSRR, encoded by the coding sequence ATGAGGGCAGTAGAAATGAAGAAAATCGAGGAAACAAAACTCTGGCTAGCTATGAACGCTGCACCCGAATTGCAGCATGAGCTTTTGTCAATTCGCAGCAACTGTGAGAAAATAGCAGATCGTGTCCAAGTTGTGCTTCCGGGGTATACTGACCACAGTGTGCGTCACATGGATGCACTCTGGGGGATTGCAGAAGTTGTCTTCACCGATAAGGAGCTTGAACGTTTCTCGGCTTCAGAGGTATTCGTACTCGGCGCCTCTTTTTATTTCCATGATCTTGGAATGGCGAGGGCTGCCACAGTCCAGGGCTGTGAGGATCTACGTAATAGTGATGCATATCGAGCTCAGAAAAGCCGAGCGATTTCGGTTCTTGGGCTTGCTGAGCGAGAGGCGGACTTTCTTGCCTTGGAAGTGGGCGCTCGAGATACACATGCTGAATTTGCTGAAAAGTTGTGTAAGGAGGAGTTCCCGGGGTTGGGTCAACATGTGATTGAAAAGGCGGAGATTCGGCGTCATTGGGCAGATTACATAGCAAAGGTATCAGTGAGTCATCACTGGGGAATGGCAAGAGTTGAGAACGAGTTAGGCAAACGTCAAACGGAAAACAGTACCAGAGGTGAAGCGGTCAATCTATCATTTCTAGCTTGCGCACTTCGAATTATTGATTATGCTCATATTAACACAGAACGAGCGAACTATCTAGAGCGGGTACTAAGAACAGGAGTGAGCGGTTCAAGCTTGCTTCACTGGAAAGCCCAAGAGAATATCAGTCCACCGATTCGTGTTGAAAATAGGATTAAATACACCACTTTCCGACCAATCGAGGACCAAGATGCTTGGTGGTTATTTTACGAAATGGCGACTGGACTGGACGTCCAAATATCCCTAGTCTCTGAATTCTTATCTAGTACAGTTACAACGACGAACAGGTTTTCGTTGGAGGGAGTGTCTAGAGTAAGTACGCCCACAAATTTTGCTTCATTTGTCCAACCCTTCAACTTCGAACCTGTCGATGTCAGGTTTAAGGCTGATTCGATTGAGTCTGTTGCTCGACTGATAGAAACTGTAGGTGGCAAGACTCTATACGGTGACGATGATCTTGTTCCGTTGCGTGAGTTGATCCAGAACGCAAGAGATGCGATAGTGCTAGAATCTCGTCAACGAAGGGCGGGTGACTTGCCGCACATCGACGGGAAGCTCATAATTGGGATGCTTGAGGAGAGTGGTGCTCGGACATTGATTGTAGAGGATAATGGAGTTGGGATGACGTCTTCTGTTATACGGAATTACCTTCTTGGCATCGCGACCAATTTCTGGGAGTCTCCTGAATTCTATAATGCATATCCGGACATACAGCGATCAGAATTTAGACCGGCAGGAAAATTTGGGATAGGCTTTCTCTCGATATTTATGGTTGGCAATAAAGTTTCTATTGCTACTGAGAAACGAGGTGAGAAACGTTTCGAGATTGAGCTGCACGGATTGGACAAGCGGGGCGCGATGCGGGAGGTCACCCCGAAGGGTATTAATGGAACGAGAATAACCGTAAAGATCGAGAAGCAGAGCCCGGAGACTTATTCTGAGCTAGGGAAACGAGTTTCGCTTCGTGCCCCAATGCTGCCATTTGATGTTGAACTGCGAGAGAATGACAAGGTATCAATCCTGCAGAAGGAGTGGTGGAAGCGAATATCTCAGAAGGAACTGTACGACTTTGTTCTGTCATCCGAACACGAGATACCAAGGCGTAGGACCTCACCCCGAGAGCTTCGAGGAGTATCCGATTTTGATTTCACTGGAGAGTCATCAAAAAAATATGACGACATTCCATTGGCAAAACGGTGGCTCGGTGATGCCCCAGAGTATGTCTCAAGTGACCGAAGGATTATTGCCATTCCAGGTTATGGCCGCGTCTTGCTCTGTTCGAAGGGCATTTCGATACAAACTATTAGGACTCGTGGGGTGGTTGGGCTCGTTGACATGGATGACGTGAAGCTAACCGCATCTCGAAACCAGACCATCGAGTGGGATTACAGTGCCTTTAACGTTTCCACATTCGCTGAATTGAAGGGTGGAATCGTACGAGCTATTGGAGCATTAGAAAGCGAAGGAATGATCCCTTCCCGCTCTGAGTTCCTCGTCACCGTTATCAGTGATTATGGCCCTTCTGTATTGTACGAAAGCACACTTCCATGGTTCAACGCCGTGCTTTCACCCGGTGAGTCTAGGCTGCTGACGACCGAAGGTGCAAAGCAGCTTCTTCTCGACAAATCGGAAGTGATGCTGTCGTATGGCGTTGGTCCGTGGTCCTCTGTTCCGGGGTGTAGGGCACGATTTCCTGGGGTAGCACCCAATGCTGTTGTTATCCCTGTCAGTAGAAGTGGACAGCCCAGCCTAAGGGGCAGCTATGATGATAAGAATATCAGCGGGACTCTTGAATCACACTTTCATAACGAACCATATAGGTCAATGCAGAGGGCCTATTTGCTTAATGCATACCTTGAAGTTATAGCAACTGCCTGGGGTATGTCAAGCAAGGATTTCTATAACTCAGTTTCAATTCGGCAAGGCTCGGATGAGTTCTATGTCCACTTGTCACGAAGGTAG
- a CDS encoding CopD family protein yields MLFKLLLVLHLVGASVWVGGHLVLALMVLPKALKKRDHTIVANFEAIFEHIGVPALLLQIATGIWMAYNYTENLFDVFDFAPGPHAMIALKLILLLVTVVIAVHARIRLITRLEERNLNFLAAHIITITLLGVSMLVFGAGVRLGGWW; encoded by the coding sequence ATGCTTTTCAAATTACTACTCGTCCTGCATCTCGTCGGCGCATCGGTGTGGGTCGGCGGACATCTGGTGCTTGCCCTCATGGTCCTGCCGAAGGCGCTCAAGAAACGCGACCATACGATCGTCGCGAACTTCGAGGCGATCTTCGAGCACATTGGCGTCCCTGCCCTGCTGCTGCAGATCGCGACCGGTATCTGGATGGCCTATAACTATACCGAAAATCTCTTCGACGTCTTCGACTTCGCCCCGGGACCGCATGCGATGATCGCGCTGAAGCTCATCCTGCTGCTCGTCACGGTGGTGATCGCCGTGCATGCGCGCATTCGCCTCATCACCCGCCTCGAAGAACGCAACCTGAACTTCCTCGCCGCGCACATCATCACGATCACCCTGCTGGGCGTCTCGATGCTCGTCTTCGGCGCCGGCGTTCGGCTTGGTGGGTGGTGGTAA
- a CDS encoding helix-turn-helix transcriptional regulator, with protein sequence MKLHRAYVVFLERGERNISVDTIVVISEALGVAPWVVLLPKVRNWM encoded by the coding sequence ATGAAGCTACATAGAGCCTACGTAGTTTTTTTGGAGCGAGGGGAGAGGAATATCTCGGTGGATACGATTGTGGTGATCTCTGAGGCTCTTGGTGTCGCGCCTTGGGTGGTCCTGTTGCCTAAAGTCAGGAACTGGATGTGA
- a CDS encoding ATP-binding protein, which yields MRLVSLEYENKALEWKLERTYFDDFNLLVGVSGVGKSLILRAILSLHEIAHGASVSGLTWSAEFEASGNKRYVWEGEFENIGVLKVPAKYERQATAENAPRILRETINLGGAEVARRGPGGVFFENKQVEPKLSSSESLISLFEEEDKLFELVWGLKKMFLHDQSRAELPWFTDSSAWPNKPTYADAQSIIAVPYTSEFKLIELYRYFPEEVAPIFGAFKEIFPTVEDLRFVQPSVENLDREDNERYLLQIREADRWIRSENVSSGMRRTLSNLADLYLASPGSIVLIDEFENSMGVNCLDFVTNVILSKRKDIQFIITSHHPYIINQVPMPSWRVVLRRGHVVSVRDAGDLGLGLSKHDAFLQLLNSEPFTEGIGV from the coding sequence ATGAGACTGGTATCATTAGAGTACGAGAACAAAGCGCTTGAGTGGAAGCTCGAGCGGACCTACTTCGATGATTTTAATCTCCTTGTGGGCGTTTCCGGAGTCGGCAAGAGCCTGATACTGAGGGCCATCCTCTCTTTACATGAAATCGCGCACGGTGCATCCGTGAGTGGGTTGACTTGGAGTGCGGAATTCGAGGCTAGTGGAAACAAGCGATATGTATGGGAGGGTGAGTTCGAAAATATTGGGGTCTTGAAGGTGCCCGCAAAGTATGAGCGACAAGCCACCGCTGAGAATGCACCAAGGATACTTCGCGAAACGATTAATCTCGGAGGTGCCGAAGTCGCCCGACGTGGCCCCGGAGGGGTTTTCTTTGAGAATAAGCAAGTTGAACCAAAGCTGTCATCCTCGGAGAGCCTAATTTCGTTATTTGAGGAGGAAGATAAACTGTTCGAGCTGGTGTGGGGGCTAAAAAAAATGTTTCTCCACGACCAGTCGCGCGCCGAGTTACCCTGGTTTACCGACTCAAGCGCTTGGCCAAACAAGCCGACGTATGCTGACGCCCAAAGCATCATAGCGGTACCATATACCTCCGAGTTTAAGCTAATCGAGCTATACCGCTATTTCCCAGAGGAAGTCGCTCCTATATTCGGTGCTTTTAAGGAAATTTTTCCGACAGTTGAAGATTTGAGGTTTGTTCAACCAAGTGTTGAAAACCTTGACAGAGAAGATAACGAAAGATATCTGCTTCAAATTAGGGAAGCCGACCGTTGGATTCGCAGCGAGAATGTTTCATCCGGAATGAGACGTACGCTAAGTAATCTGGCAGACCTATATTTGGCAAGTCCAGGAAGCATAGTCCTAATTGATGAGTTTGAAAATAGCATGGGAGTAAACTGCCTTGATTTCGTTACCAATGTGATCCTGTCGAAACGAAAGGACATCCAGTTCATTATTACCAGCCACCATCCCTATATTATCAATCAGGTACCAATGCCATCTTGGCGCGTCGTCCTCAGACGTGGCCATGTTGTTTCAGTGAGAGACGCCGGCGATCTAGGTCTAGGACTAAGCAAACATGACGCCTTTCTCCAACTGCTCAATTCAGAGCCCTTCACAGAAGGCATCGGAGTGTGA
- a CDS encoding helix-turn-helix transcriptional regulator, with protein MKKLTTLGEHLDKRYGKRGTKRRDDFERGFEAFKLGVMIRQAREELHLSQSELAAKANTNKSYISRIENDASDIRLSTLIKIVEQGLGGKLHVSVEL; from the coding sequence ATGAAAAAGCTGACCACACTCGGAGAACATCTCGATAAGCGCTATGGCAAGCGCGGCACCAAGCGGCGCGATGACTTCGAACGCGGCTTTGAGGCATTCAAGCTTGGAGTGATGATTCGCCAAGCTCGGGAGGAGCTTCACCTCTCGCAAAGCGAACTCGCTGCCAAAGCAAATACGAACAAGTCCTATATCTCGCGCATTGAGAACGATGCCAGCGACATCCGCCTCTCGACCCTGATCAAAATCGTCGAGCAGGGGTTGGGAGGGAAACTGCACGTGAGTGTTGAACTCTGA